The Brassica napus cultivar Da-Ae chromosome C7, Da-Ae, whole genome shotgun sequence genome has a segment encoding these proteins:
- the LOC106423138 gene encoding uncharacterized protein LOC106423138, with amino-acid sequence MNFDVKPAAERRMIQLNELDEFRHMVFENSKIYKERTKAYHDRKIIPRIFAANDQVLLFNSRLRLFPRKLKSRWSGPFIIKEVKPYGAVGLWSHDGSEFVVNGQRLKPYLAYTEIPEGEDVSLGEPPRA; translated from the coding sequence ATGAATTTTGATGTGAAACCCGCAGCTGAGAGAAGGATGATCCAGCTAAACGAATTGGACGAGTTTCGACATATGGTATTCGAAAACTCCAAGATATACAAGGAGCGCACAAAGGCGTATCATGATAGGAAGATCATTCCGAGGATTTTTGCTGCAAATGATCAAGTCCTACTCTTCAACTCTCGCCTGAGGTTGTTTCCCCGGAAGCTTAAATCCCGATGGTCCGGGCCTTTCATTATCAAAGAAGTCAAGCCCTATGGAGCAGTTGGGCTGTGGAGTCATGATGGTAGTGAGTTTGTTGTGAACGGTCAGCGTCTAAAGCCATACCTAGCCTACACAGAAATCCCCGAAGGAGAAGATGTCTCTCTCGGAGAACCGCCTCGAGCTTAG